The following coding sequences are from one Coffea arabica cultivar ET-39 chromosome 11e, Coffea Arabica ET-39 HiFi, whole genome shotgun sequence window:
- the LOC113719210 gene encoding magnesium transporter MRS2-5-like — protein MAERQTQEIPSKFPEFLPSNSDSRFPSNGRLEDYFRGLGNPGFKKRGHGLGSRSWVKIDQNGNSKILELDKATVMRHCSLPSRDLRLLDPMFIYPSSILGREKAIVVNLEMIRCIITADEVILMNSLDASVVHYVSELCKRLQANKDQADDLPFEFKALELALELTCMSLDAQAKELEMEIYPVLDELASSISTLNLEHVRRLKGHLLALTQRVQKVCDEIEHLMDDDGDMAEMYLTEKKQRKEAYANNEQYDQTTFFTASRVGSKSAPVSPVGSCIGVQKLQRAFSSISSSKHGSLGSSSNSEENIDQLEMLLEAYFVFIDNTLNKLLSLKEYIDDTEDFITIKLGNVQNQLIKFELLLTGATFVATVFAVVTAVFGMNFEATIFDVPSAFNWVLILSGILCGSLYFSFLLYVRHKKILSV, from the exons ATGGCAGAACGTCAAACTCAAGAAATTCCTTCCAAGTTTCCTGAATTTCTCCCAAGTAACAGCGATTCAAGGTTTCCTTCAAATGGGCGTCTTGAAGATTATTTTCGTGGGTTGGGCAATCCTGGGTTTAAGAAGAGGGGGCATGGACTTGGAAGTCGGTCTTGGGTAAAGATTGATCAAAATGGGAATTCAAAGATTTTGGAATTGGATAAAGCTACTGTGATGAGGCATTGCTCTTTGCCATCAAGGGATCTTCGTCTGTTGGATCCAATGTTTATCTATCCTTCCAGCATTCTGGGTCGAGAAAAGGCTATCGTGGTTAATCTTGAAATGATTAGGTGTATAATCACGGCTGATGAGGTCATACTGATGAATTCGTTGGATGCATCTGTAGTCCACTATGTATCAGAATTGTGCAAACGCCTTCAAGCAAATAAAGATCAAGCTG ATGATCTACCTTTTGAATTCAAGGCCTTGGAGCTGGCTTTGGAATTGACATGCATGTCTCTTGATGCTCAG GCGAAAGAATTGGAGATGGAGATATATCCAGTCCTTGACGAATTGGCCTCGTCTATAAGCACTCTTAATCTAGAACATGTCCGCCGATTGAAGGGCCACCTCCTTGCTTTAACTCAGCGAGTGCAGAAG GTGTGTGATGAAATAGAACATCTCATGGATGATGATGGTGATATGGCCGAGATGTACTTAACAGAGAAGAAACAGAGAAAGGAAGCGTATGCCAACAATGAGCAGTATGATCAAACTACTTTTTTCACTGCTTCCAGAGTTGGATCAAAATCTGCTCCCGTTTCACCTGTGGGCTCATGTATTGGAGTACAAAAGTTACAGAGGGCTTTCAGCAGCATCAGTTCAAGTAAACATGGAAGCTTGggaagttcatctaatagtgaagaaaatattgatcaaCTCGAAATGTTGCTAGAGGCTTACTTTGTGTTCATTGATAATACTCTGAACAAGTTGCTATCG CTTAAAGAATACATTGATGATACTGAGGACTTCATCACTATAAAACTG GGGAATGTTCAGAACCAGCTGATAAAATTTGAGTTACTTTTGACGGGGGCCACATTTGTCGCAACAGTGTTTGCTGTGGTGACTGCTgtatttggaatgaattttgaagcAACAATATTTGACGTTCCTTCCGCATTTAATTGGGTTCTTATTTTAAGCGGAATACTCTGTGGGTCGTTatatttttccttcttgttaTATGTTAGGCATAAGAAAATTCTTTCCGTATGA
- the LOC140004051 gene encoding uncharacterized protein produces the protein MDLWIVAAAAGAGYLGKHLQNLSLSEKEKLVESYSKISNLRQSEPQNFLQQIRDNTCPLRRLAQKDAHMEAASEQNDVLDRPLEMDQFNGGSVSLLTRASISGSVRMVEDMNVLKLSSPAPGLGESKSCSNDMEFMYGSSRSSARLSRYELLKSRSSGSGHVLEPLGSVENHLQKIGDSAHSSLPTPLAPTKGLMLVSNGDRILRRYIGNSLDSLSTDVEDNPSDACHNDSCAFSSAPSFYDTESVELQEQVKRKSSQEKLLGGADQSSELPSGMLLFLIGLTIGITPEVFTYTREVKKLNEKLKLAENLVQDLQEELDMKDKLTVKELAGEISQPLSTKNLSSFNEEPTVSCSDPGDDSKLSMSKIEAELEAELGRLGIHMDLERTSDFGEESIFFF, from the exons ATGGATTTATGGATTGTGGCAGCAGCTGCTGGTGCCGGCTATCTGGGCAAACACCTGCAGAACTTATCACTGAGTGAGAAGGAAAAATTAGTGGAATCCTATTCCAAAATCTCAAACCTCAGGCAATCAGAACCCCAGAATTTTCTTCAGCAAATTAGGGACAACACTTGTCCTTTACGCAGATTGGCACAAAAAGATGCACATATGGAAGCTGCTTCCGAGCAAAATGATGTTTTGGACAGGCCTTTGGAAATGGATCAATTTAACGGTGGTTCAGTTTCACTACTTACAAGGGCATCCATCAGTGGAAGTGTTAGAATGGTGGAAGATATGAATGTACTAAAGTTATCTAGTCCAGCACCCGGACTTGGCGAAAGCAAAAGCTGTTCAAACGATATGGAGTTTATGTATGGTAGTAGTCGGAGTTCTGCAAGACTTAGCAGGTATGAATTACTTAAAAGTAGGTCTTCCGGCTCCGGGCATGTTCTTGAACCTTTAGGTTCTGTAGAAAATCATCTTCAAAAGATAGGTGACTCTGCGCATAGTTCACTTCCAACACCGCTTGCTCCAACAAAAGGACTAATGTTGGTATCTAATGGAGATCGAATTTTGAGACGATATATTGGTAATTCACTTGATTCATTGTCTACTGATGTGGAAGATAACCCGAGTGATGCCTGCCATAACGACAGTTGTGCCTTTTCGAGTGCTCCATCCTTTTATGACACTGAATCAGTCGAGTTGCAAGAGCAGGTCAAACGAAAAAGTTCCCAAGAAAAGTTGCTTGGCGGAGCAGATCAGTCATCAG AGCTACCCAGCGGGATGCTCCTGTTCTTGATTGGGTTGACAATTGGCATAACGCCTGAAGTTTTTACTTATACAAGGGAAGTTAAGAAGCTGAATGAGAAACTAAAACTGGCCGAGAATTTAGTTCAAGATTTACAGGAGGAGCTTGATATGAAAGATAAGCTTACTGTGAAGGAGCTTGCCGGGGAAATTTCTCAGCCTCTGAGCACAAAGAATCTCTCTTCATTCAATGAGGAGCCTACTGTGTCGTGCTCTGATCCAGGTGATGACAGCAAATTGTCCATGAGTAAAATTGAGGCAGAACTTGAAGCTGAGCTGGGGAGGCTGGGAATACATATGGATCTGGAAAGAACATCCGACTTTGGGGAggaaagcattttttttttctga
- the LOC113719212 gene encoding probable inactive purple acid phosphatase 1 isoform X2, which yields MLFALLFLCLLQYETDGSNDYNNFQPGSLNTTLQLIKDIKNIDIVFHIGDICYSSGYISQWDQFTSQIEPIASRVPYMIASGNHERDWPDSGSFYGYMDSGGECGVLAETMFYVPAENRAKFWYSTDYGMFRFCIADTEHDWREGTEQYKFIEHCLASVDRRKQPWLIFLAHRVLGYSSSFWYTYRGTFAEPMGKEDLQKLWQKYKVDIAIFGHVHNYERTCPIYQNTCTNNEKHFYKGILNGTIHVVAGGGGAGLSDFSSIVPLWSIYRDFDYGGYRDILACTVDSCSSKTLTF from the exons atgttatttgcacttttatttttgtgtttacTGCAGTATGAGACTGATGGCTCAAACGACTACAACAATTTTCAGCCTGGTTCCCTGAATACTACTTTGCAGCTGATTAAAGACATAAAGAACATTGATATAGTTTTCCATATTGGAGATATTTGTTATTCTAGTGGGTATATTTCCCAGTGGGATCAATTTACTTCTCAAATTGAGCCGATTGCTTCAAGAGTACCTTATATGATTGCGAG TGGAAACCATGAGCGTGACTGGCCTGACTCAGGTTCATTCTACGGTTACATGGATTCAGGAGGAGAATGTGGAGTGCTGGCTGAAACAATGTTTTACGTTCCTGCTGAGAACAGGGCCAAGTTCTG GTATTCTACCGACTATGGCATGTTTAGGTTCTGCATAGCTGATACTGAACATGATTGGAGAGAAGGAACGGAGCAATACAAATTCATTGAGCACTGCCTGGCATCTGTAGACAGACGGAAGCAACCTTGGTTGATCTTTTTGGCACATCGTGTTCTTGGTTATTCTTCAAGCTTTTGGTATACCTACAGAGGAACATTTGCAGAACCAATGGGAAAGGAGGATCTTCAAAAACTTTGGCAGAAATATAAAGTTGACATTGCCATTTTCGGGCATGTTCATAATTATGAACGAACATGTCCCATATACCAG AATACTTGTACAAACAATGAGAAGCACTTCTACAAGGGCATCTTAAATGGGACTATACACGTGGTTGCTGGAGGAGGAGGGGCAGGCCTTTCTGACTTTTCTAGCATTGTACCTTTGTGGAGCATCTACAGGGACTTTGATTATGG GGGCTACAGAGATATCTTGGCTTGCACAGTGGATAGCTGCTCAAGTAAGACCCTGACATTTTGA
- the LOC113719212 gene encoding probable inactive purple acid phosphatase 1 isoform X1, producing MLFALLFLCLLQYETDGSNDYNNFQPGSLNTTLQLIKDIKNIDIVFHIGDICYSSGYISQWDQFTSQIEPIASRVPYMIASGNHERDWPDSGSFYGYMDSGGECGVLAETMFYVPAENRAKFWYSTDYGMFRFCIADTEHDWREGTEQYKFIEHCLASVDRRKQPWLIFLAHRVLGYSSSFWYTYRGTFAEPMGKEDLQKLWQKYKVDIAIFGHVHNYERTCPIYQNTCTNNEKHFYKGILNGTIHVVAGGGGAGLSDFSSIVPLWSIYRDFDYGFVKLTAFDHSNLLFQYKKSRDGKIYDSFRISRGYRDILACTVDSCSSKTLTF from the exons atgttatttgcacttttatttttgtgtttacTGCAGTATGAGACTGATGGCTCAAACGACTACAACAATTTTCAGCCTGGTTCCCTGAATACTACTTTGCAGCTGATTAAAGACATAAAGAACATTGATATAGTTTTCCATATTGGAGATATTTGTTATTCTAGTGGGTATATTTCCCAGTGGGATCAATTTACTTCTCAAATTGAGCCGATTGCTTCAAGAGTACCTTATATGATTGCGAG TGGAAACCATGAGCGTGACTGGCCTGACTCAGGTTCATTCTACGGTTACATGGATTCAGGAGGAGAATGTGGAGTGCTGGCTGAAACAATGTTTTACGTTCCTGCTGAGAACAGGGCCAAGTTCTG GTATTCTACCGACTATGGCATGTTTAGGTTCTGCATAGCTGATACTGAACATGATTGGAGAGAAGGAACGGAGCAATACAAATTCATTGAGCACTGCCTGGCATCTGTAGACAGACGGAAGCAACCTTGGTTGATCTTTTTGGCACATCGTGTTCTTGGTTATTCTTCAAGCTTTTGGTATACCTACAGAGGAACATTTGCAGAACCAATGGGAAAGGAGGATCTTCAAAAACTTTGGCAGAAATATAAAGTTGACATTGCCATTTTCGGGCATGTTCATAATTATGAACGAACATGTCCCATATACCAG AATACTTGTACAAACAATGAGAAGCACTTCTACAAGGGCATCTTAAATGGGACTATACACGTGGTTGCTGGAGGAGGAGGGGCAGGCCTTTCTGACTTTTCTAGCATTGTACCTTTGTGGAGCATCTACAGGGACTTTGATTATGGGTTTGTAAAACTGACAGCATTCGATCATTCAAACTTGTTGTTTCAGTACAAAAAGAGTAGAGATGGCAAAATTTATGATTCCTTCAGAATTTCCAGGGGCTACAGAGATATCTTGGCTTGCACAGTGGATAGCTGCTCAAGTAAGACCCTGACATTTTGA